The Toxorhynchites rutilus septentrionalis strain SRP chromosome 3, ASM2978413v1, whole genome shotgun sequence genome includes a region encoding these proteins:
- the LOC129779358 gene encoding serine-aspartate repeat-containing protein D-like: KDKDKDKDKDKDKDKDKDKDKDKDKDKDKDKDKDKDKDKDKDKDKDKDKDKDKDKDKDKDKDKDKDKDKDKDKDKDKDKDKDKDKDKDKDKDKDKDKDKDKDKDKDKDKDKDKDKDKDKDKDKDKDKDKDKDKDKDKDKDKDKDKDKDKDKDKDKDKDKDKDKDKDKDKDKDKDKDKDKDKDKDKDKDKDKDKDKDKDKDKDKDKDKDKDKDKDKDKDKDKDKDKDKDKDKDKDKDKDKDKDKDKDKDKDKDKDKD, encoded by the coding sequence aaagacaaagacaaagacaaagacaaagacaaagacaaagacaaagacaaagacaaagacaaagacaaagacaaagacaaagacaaagacaaagacaaagacaaagacaaagacaaagacaaagacaaagacaaagacaaagacaaagacaaagacaaagacaaagacaaagacaaagacaaagacaaagacaaagacaaagacaaagacaaagacaaagacaaagacaaagacaaagacaaagacaaagacaaagacaaagacaaagacaaagacaaagacaaagacaaagacaaagacaaagacaaagacaaagacaaagacaaagacaaagacaaagacaaagacaaagacaaagacaaagacaaagacaaagacaaagacaaagacaaagacaaagacaaagacaaagacaaagacaaagacaaagacaaagacaaagacaaagacaaagacaaagacaaagacaaagacaaagacaaagacaaagacaaagacaaagacaaagacaaagacaaagacaaagacaaagacaaagacaaagacaaagacaaagacaaagacaaagacaaagacaaagacaaagacaaagacaaagacaaagacaaagacaaagacaaagacaaagacaaagacaaagacaaagacaaagacaaagacaaagacaaagacaaagacaaagacaaagacaaagacaaagacaaagacaaagacaaagacaaagacaaagacaaagacaaagacaaagacaaagacaaagacaaagac